The Kineococcus endophyticus genome has a window encoding:
- a CDS encoding PKD domain-containing protein produces MVLPTVTVSDLRRVGLPASPVHLQPDDGQALLNVPLVLRTTGGTVVRDTTVLGFPVRIRATPTSWTWDLGDGSRLGPTSDPGRAYPRQTLTHTYTTPGDRTVTLTTTWSGEYSIAGLPYRPVEGTATTVSPGVGVHVLAGRNVLTAPDD; encoded by the coding sequence GTGGTCCTGCCGACGGTGACGGTCTCGGACCTGCGGCGGGTGGGGTTGCCGGCGAGCCCGGTGCACCTGCAGCCGGACGACGGCCAGGCCCTCCTCAACGTCCCCCTCGTCCTGCGCACGACGGGCGGGACGGTGGTCCGCGACACGACGGTCCTGGGTTTCCCGGTCCGCATCCGGGCGACGCCGACGAGCTGGACGTGGGACCTGGGCGACGGCAGCCGGCTCGGACCGACGAGCGACCCGGGACGGGCGTACCCGCGCCAGACGCTCACGCACACGTACACCACCCCCGGCGACCGGACGGTGACGCTGACGACGACGTGGTCCGGGGAGTACTCCATCGCGGGGCTGCCGTACCGACCCGTCGAGGGGACGGCGACCACCGTCTCCCCCGGCGTCGGCGTCCACGTCCTCGCCGGGCGGAACGTCCTGACCGCTCCGGACGACTGA
- a CDS encoding alpha/beta fold hydrolase produces the protein MTHRTGTSGLLEGFAVHRAGSTDPADPLLVLVHGLGGAATAWSLVVPHLAADHRLLLLDLPGHGQAPPVPPGSMTPRSLGNRLHRFATAQGEPVHLVGHSLGGWVTLEAAAGERDGVVADVTAFTPAGLWSTPRRRPPLLPTGQQFARWAGRLPPQVLTTRLGVTLALATTSTAPRNLPAEVVREALRAIATAPGYVAADAGIATGAFTRASEVRAPVTVVAGGRDRVLPPEFCRREAAPAHTRWIEWPDCGHVPTWDHPAECARVVREQVDGPDRG, from the coding sequence ATGACCCACCGCACCGGGACGAGCGGACTGCTCGAGGGCTTCGCCGTCCACCGCGCCGGGTCGACCGACCCCGCCGACCCCCTGCTGGTCCTCGTGCACGGGCTCGGTGGCGCCGCCACGGCGTGGTCGCTCGTCGTGCCCCACCTCGCCGCCGACCACCGCCTCCTCCTGCTGGACCTGCCGGGGCACGGCCAGGCCCCGCCGGTCCCGCCGGGTTCCATGACCCCCCGGTCGCTGGGGAACCGGTTGCACCGCTTCGCGACGGCGCAGGGCGAACCGGTGCACCTCGTGGGTCACTCCCTCGGCGGGTGGGTGACGCTGGAGGCCGCGGCCGGGGAACGCGACGGGGTGGTCGCGGACGTCACGGCCTTCACCCCGGCGGGGTTGTGGTCCACCCCGCGACGGCGGCCACCGCTGCTGCCCACCGGTCAGCAGTTCGCGCGCTGGGCCGGCCGGTTGCCGCCGCAGGTCCTCACCACGCGGCTCGGGGTCACGCTCGCGCTGGCGACGACGAGCACGGCCCCGCGCAACCTGCCCGCCGAGGTGGTGCGCGAGGCCCTGCGGGCCATCGCCACCGCGCCCGGCTACGTCGCCGCCGACGCGGGCATCGCGACGGGCGCCTTCACCCGCGCGTCCGAGGTCCGGGCCCCCGTGACGGTGGTGGCGGGCGGACGCGACCGGGTGCTGCCGCCTGAGTTCTGCCGCCGGGAGGCGGCCCCCGCGCACACGCGCTGGATCGAGTGGCCGGACTGCGGGCACGTCCCGACGTGGGACCACCCCGCCGAGTGCGCCCGGGTGGTGCGCGAGCAGGTGGACGGTCCCGACCGCGGATAG
- a CDS encoding DUF6318 family protein: protein MIPARPLVATAAGLALAGLLAGCSQEAPAAPAPAAAATSTAASTPGGTHHEHGDAQATRTPEMRDDPTLSPATAGVSVPTLDERAKVQDETGASLFAAYFLRVLNHARETADSSTLRSISVESCTGCRFYSDVIDEYREKGYTTPQFVLQFTGTSIDAWDPASDYAKLTVTVDRPAYNTFDRNGSMISSDEAAPDSEFWMEVVWQQGHWMALEVE, encoded by the coding sequence GTGATCCCAGCCCGCCCCCTCGTCGCGACCGCCGCCGGCCTCGCCCTCGCCGGCCTGCTCGCGGGGTGTTCGCAGGAGGCGCCGGCGGCCCCGGCACCCGCCGCGGCGGCGACCTCGACAGCGGCCTCGACACCTGGGGGAACTCACCACGAGCACGGCGACGCGCAGGCCACCAGAACGCCCGAGATGAGGGACGACCCGACTCTTTCTCCCGCGACAGCAGGAGTTTCTGTCCCTACGCTGGATGAGCGCGCCAAAGTGCAGGACGAAACTGGAGCAAGCCTCTTCGCTGCATACTTCCTACGCGTCCTCAACCACGCTCGGGAAACGGCTGACTCATCGACCTTGCGTTCGATCTCGGTCGAGTCGTGCACCGGATGCAGGTTCTACTCGGACGTCATCGACGAGTACCGCGAGAAGGGGTACACAACTCCTCAGTTCGTGTTGCAGTTCACCGGCACGAGCATCGACGCATGGGATCCAGCATCTGACTACGCGAAACTCACGGTCACTGTCGATCGACCGGCATACAACACGTTCGACCGAAATGGTTCGATGATCAGCTCTGATGAAGCCGCCCCCGACTCCGAGTTCTGGATGGAAGTCGTCTGGCAGCAAGGACACTGGATGGCGCTGGAGGTTGAGTGA
- a CDS encoding monooxygenase, which yields MRPPELVTLDVWTVAAHDVPRAVWRMAADRRALRRLPGAGFAKLLGTGDGRTFTVRDADPLRWAALVAWDSAADADRFDGSAPARAWGRIAREHAQFRLAPAGSRGRWSGREPFGATAHPPQDGPVASITRARLRPTRAASFWRAVPPVAEELHTVPGLRCAFGIGEAPLGYQGTFSLWDSTDALREFAHRRAAHRDVMQRTPTEGWYAEELFARFGVVEVRGTLDGRTP from the coding sequence GTGAGACCCCCGGAACTCGTGACGCTGGACGTCTGGACCGTTGCGGCGCACGACGTTCCCCGCGCCGTGTGGCGGATGGCGGCGGACCGCCGCGCTCTGCGGCGGCTGCCCGGGGCCGGTTTCGCCAAGCTCCTGGGCACCGGGGACGGCCGCACCTTCACCGTCCGCGACGCCGACCCGCTGCGCTGGGCGGCGCTCGTGGCGTGGGACTCGGCCGCCGACGCCGACCGGTTCGACGGCTCGGCGCCGGCGCGCGCCTGGGGCCGGATAGCCCGCGAGCACGCGCAGTTCCGCCTCGCCCCGGCCGGCAGCCGCGGGCGGTGGTCCGGCCGCGAACCCTTCGGCGCTACCGCGCACCCCCCGCAGGACGGCCCCGTCGCCTCCATCACCCGCGCCCGGCTCCGGCCGACCCGGGCGGCCTCGTTCTGGCGGGCGGTGCCGCCGGTGGCCGAGGAGCTGCACACCGTGCCGGGCCTGCGCTGCGCGTTCGGGATCGGGGAGGCGCCGCTGGGCTACCAGGGGACGTTCTCCCTGTGGGACTCGACGGACGCGCTGCGCGAGTTCGCCCACCGCCGGGCCGCCCACCGCGACGTCATGCAGCGCACGCCCACGGAGGGCTGGTACGCCGAGGAGCTGTTCGCCCGGTTCGGGGTGGTCGAGGTCCGCGGCACCCTGGACGGTCGCACCCCGTGA
- a CDS encoding phytoene desaturase family protein has translation MSRVVVVGAGFGGLSVAARLAAQGHAVEVFEQGPQVGGKLGWFSRDGFSFDTGPSLLTLPAVQRDLFLKTGDPVESVLDVVQLDPVAHYRFADGTEVDLPGGGLPQVARALDDALGAGTGAQWTAFQRRAAEIWDVAREPFLESALEGPKTLLRLAKDVRGLRTVAPWSSLRGVGRQYLHDPRLRTLLDRYATYSGSDPGRAPAALATVPFVEQAFGAWYVRGGLHLLAQAVADRARERGARITTDAPVDRVLEEGGRAAGVRLADGRQVRADVVVSAVDAARLYGDLLPRPRLRPPRRLRSSSGFVLLLALEGRTPGLRHHTVLFPDDYDAEFADLAAGRPVADPTVYVSAPDDPALRPSDDTEAWFVLVNAPVHDPQHGGTDWRSEDLVRRHTDVVLDALARRGLDVRSRLRWAEVRTPADLEERTGSDGGAIYGTASNGARSAFLRPANRSPVPGLFLVGGSSHPGGGLPLVGLSARIVTDLVGPA, from the coding sequence CTGAGCCGCGTGGTGGTCGTCGGCGCCGGGTTCGGCGGGTTGTCGGTCGCGGCACGCCTCGCCGCGCAGGGGCACGCGGTCGAGGTCTTCGAGCAGGGGCCGCAGGTGGGCGGCAAGCTCGGCTGGTTCAGCCGGGACGGCTTCTCCTTCGACACCGGCCCCTCGCTGCTGACGCTCCCGGCGGTCCAGCGCGACCTGTTCCTCAAGACCGGCGACCCCGTCGAGTCCGTGCTCGACGTCGTCCAGCTGGACCCGGTGGCCCACTACCGCTTCGCCGACGGGACCGAGGTCGACCTGCCCGGCGGCGGGCTGCCGCAGGTGGCGCGTGCGCTCGACGACGCGCTGGGCGCGGGCACGGGGGCGCAGTGGACGGCGTTCCAGCGCCGCGCGGCCGAGATCTGGGACGTGGCGCGCGAACCGTTCCTGGAGTCCGCCCTCGAGGGGCCGAAGACGCTGCTGCGCCTGGCGAAGGACGTCCGCGGGCTGCGGACGGTCGCGCCGTGGTCGTCGCTGCGGGGCGTGGGGCGCCAGTACCTGCATGACCCGCGGCTGCGGACACTGCTGGACCGCTACGCGACCTACTCCGGGTCCGACCCGGGCCGGGCCCCCGCGGCGCTGGCCACCGTCCCGTTCGTCGAGCAGGCCTTCGGCGCCTGGTACGTGCGCGGCGGCCTGCACCTGCTGGCCCAGGCGGTGGCCGACCGCGCCCGCGAGCGCGGGGCGCGCATCACGACGGACGCCCCCGTCGACCGCGTGCTGGAGGAGGGCGGCCGGGCGGCGGGCGTGCGGCTGGCCGACGGGAGGCAGGTGCGGGCCGACGTCGTCGTCTCGGCCGTCGACGCCGCCCGGCTCTACGGCGACCTGCTGCCCCGGCCCCGGTTGCGGCCGCCGCGCCGGCTGCGGTCCAGCTCGGGGTTCGTCCTGCTGCTGGCCCTGGAGGGCCGCACCCCCGGGCTGCGGCACCACACCGTGCTCTTCCCCGACGACTACGACGCGGAGTTCGCCGACCTCGCCGCGGGCCGTCCCGTGGCCGACCCGACCGTCTACGTCAGCGCCCCGGACGACCCTGCGCTACGGCCCTCGGACGACACCGAGGCGTGGTTCGTCCTGGTCAACGCGCCCGTCCACGACCCGCAGCACGGCGGCACGGACTGGCGCTCGGAGGACCTGGTGCGCCGGCACACCGACGTCGTCCTCGACGCGCTCGCCCGCCGCGGGTTGGACGTGCGGTCCCGGCTGCGGTGGGCGGAAGTCCGCACCCCGGCCGACCTGGAAGAACGCACCGGCAGCGACGGGGGCGCGATCTACGGCACGGCGAGCAACGGGGCGCGCTCGGCGTTCCTGCGCCCGGCCAACCGCTCTCCCGTCCCGGGGCTGTTCCTGGTGGGCGGGTCGTCGCACCCGGGCGGGGGGTTGCCGCTCGTGGGGCTCTCGGCGCGCATCGTCACCGACCTCGTCGGCCCCGCCTGA
- a CDS encoding aminoacyl-tRNA deacylase, translating into MRWTVRQGPAEGGGSLTTAPSGPSLSVLAVPAVESTAEALLDLDAAGGVVEVPATLQGPAGLARHLGVPLAAVAATAVLRTRDDRHLFVISSAAHPLFAPALAAVLCEPELFQDDDTDVLRRTGSVLGSASPLGLAEPLPTFVDVALAPHPQVWVPAGHPHAVFRTRYDELLRLTSGHPVELG; encoded by the coding sequence ATGAGGTGGACGGTGCGCCAGGGACCCGCCGAGGGCGGCGGCTCACTGACGACCGCACCCTCAGGACCCTCCCTCTCCGTGCTCGCCGTCCCGGCCGTCGAGAGCACCGCCGAGGCGCTCCTCGACCTCGACGCGGCAGGCGGTGTCGTCGAGGTCCCCGCGACGCTGCAGGGCCCGGCCGGGCTCGCCCGCCACCTCGGCGTCCCGCTGGCCGCGGTGGCCGCCACCGCCGTCCTGCGCACCCGGGACGACCGGCACCTCTTCGTCATCTCCTCCGCGGCGCACCCGCTCTTCGCCCCGGCGCTGGCGGCCGTGCTGTGCGAACCGGAGCTGTTCCAGGACGACGACACGGACGTGCTGCGCCGCACCGGGTCCGTCCTCGGGTCGGCGTCACCGCTGGGACTGGCCGAGCCGCTGCCGACCTTCGTCGACGTCGCCCTCGCCCCCCACCCCCAGGTCTGGGTCCCGGCGGGCCACCCGCACGCCGTCTTCCGCACCCGCTACGACGAACTCCTCCGCCTCACGAGCGGACACCCCGTCGAACTCGGATGA
- a CDS encoding carotenoid biosynthesis protein: MPSSLSRTLSGALAAGAVLTQVAHPLLRGERLRRTTIGSVVAFAAASVTDAARRGGPRAAATTLAVAGGLGLVAEAVGTRTGRPFGPYRYAGTLGPQVLDVPVVVPLAWTMMAHPSVRLGRHLARDLPAGVRDVATVATAAWTLASWDLFLDPQMTAAGHWAFQTPRPHLPGVPGIPLTNYAGWLLTAVAICGAAHATTRDTPGTTAPQTVPAVLLGWTWLGSTLGNAVFFRRPVVAAYGGVAMGLTVLPYLRSVLAGRGTRP, encoded by the coding sequence GTGCCCTCCTCCCTGTCCCGGACGCTCAGCGGTGCCCTCGCGGCCGGGGCCGTGCTCACCCAGGTCGCTCACCCGTTGCTGCGCGGGGAGAGGTTGCGCCGGACCACGATCGGGTCGGTCGTCGCCTTCGCGGCGGCGTCGGTGACGGACGCCGCACGTCGGGGCGGGCCCCGCGCGGCCGCGACGACGCTCGCCGTCGCCGGGGGTCTCGGGCTCGTCGCCGAGGCCGTCGGGACGCGGACGGGCCGCCCCTTCGGCCCGTACCGCTACGCGGGGACGCTGGGCCCCCAGGTGCTCGACGTGCCCGTCGTGGTGCCGCTGGCCTGGACGATGATGGCCCACCCCTCGGTGCGGCTCGGGCGGCACCTCGCGAGGGACCTGCCGGCCGGGGTCCGGGACGTCGCGACGGTCGCGACCGCAGCGTGGACGCTCGCGTCCTGGGACCTCTTCCTCGACCCGCAGATGACGGCTGCCGGGCACTGGGCCTTCCAGACGCCGCGGCCGCACCTGCCCGGCGTGCCGGGGATCCCCCTGACCAACTACGCCGGCTGGCTGCTGACGGCGGTGGCCATCTGCGGCGCTGCGCACGCCACGACCCGCGACACCCCCGGCACGACCGCGCCGCAGACCGTCCCCGCGGTCCTCCTGGGCTGGACGTGGCTCGGGTCCACGCTCGGCAACGCGGTGTTCTTCCGGCGGCCGGTGGTCGCCGCCTACGGCGGCGTCGCCATGGGCCTCACCGTCCTGCCCTACCTGCGCTCGGTCCTGGCCGGCCGGGGCACGCGCCCGTGA
- a CDS encoding glycosyltransferase — MRAWRALTWAGSASAVALTVHSLLNARGLRVPVLDPPPVPGRVSVLVPARDEEEDLPACLASLLDQVEVPDYEVVVVDDASSDRTAEVVEAFAAADPRVRLVRSGGPRPGWLGKTSACDEAAGHATGEVLVFVDADVVLAPHAVAAAVDLLRRTGLDVVCPYPRQLALTWSERLVQPLLQWSWLTTLPLRRAEVSPRPSLAAANGQFLVVDAATYRRAGGHAAVRGEVLDDLALLRAVKAVGGRGGVADGTALATCRMYGGWGDLRDGYTKSLWSAFGSAPAAAAVGAGLVVTYLVPPAAALAGSPVGAVGYLAGVVGRYAAAERTGGRSVPDAFWHPASVALLLGLLGDSWRRRRRGGLVWKGRSL; from the coding sequence GTGAGGGCGTGGCGCGCCCTGACCTGGGCCGGGTCGGCGAGCGCCGTCGCGCTCACGGTGCACTCGCTGCTCAACGCCCGCGGCCTGCGGGTGCCGGTCCTGGACCCGCCCCCGGTGCCGGGCCGCGTCAGCGTCCTCGTCCCCGCGCGCGACGAGGAGGAGGACCTGCCGGCGTGCCTGGCCTCCCTGCTCGACCAGGTCGAGGTCCCCGACTACGAGGTCGTCGTCGTCGACGACGCCTCGAGCGACCGGACGGCCGAGGTGGTCGAGGCCTTCGCGGCGGCCGACCCGCGGGTGCGGCTGGTCCGCAGCGGCGGGCCGCGCCCGGGCTGGCTGGGCAAGACCTCGGCCTGCGACGAGGCCGCCGGCCACGCGACGGGCGAGGTGCTCGTGTTCGTGGACGCGGACGTCGTGCTCGCCCCGCACGCGGTGGCGGCGGCGGTGGACCTGCTGCGCCGCACCGGTCTCGACGTGGTCTGCCCCTACCCCCGGCAGCTCGCGCTGACGTGGAGCGAACGCCTCGTGCAGCCGCTGCTGCAGTGGTCGTGGTTGACGACGCTGCCGCTGCGGAGGGCGGAGGTCTCGCCCCGGCCGTCGCTGGCGGCGGCGAACGGGCAGTTCCTCGTCGTGGACGCCGCCACGTACCGCCGGGCGGGCGGGCACGCGGCCGTGCGGGGTGAGGTGCTGGACGACCTCGCGCTGCTGCGGGCGGTCAAGGCCGTCGGCGGTCGCGGCGGCGTCGCCGACGGGACCGCGCTGGCCACCTGCCGGATGTACGGCGGCTGGGGGGACCTGCGGGACGGGTACACCAAGTCGCTCTGGTCCGCGTTCGGCTCCGCCCCGGCGGCCGCGGCCGTCGGCGCCGGGCTCGTCGTGACGTACCTCGTCCCGCCGGCCGCGGCGCTGGCCGGCTCCCCCGTCGGCGCCGTCGGCTACCTCGCGGGGGTCGTCGGGCGGTACGCGGCGGCCGAGCGCACCGGTGGTCGCTCCGTGCCGGACGCGTTCTGGCACCCCGCCTCGGTGGCGCTGCTGCTCGGGCTGCTCGGGGACTCCTGGCGCCGCCGCCGCCGTGGCGGCCTGGTCTGGAAGGGGCGGTCGCTCTGA